One part of the Streptomyces lienomycini genome encodes these proteins:
- the ramS gene encoding mycelium formation morphogenetic lantipeptide SapB: protein MNLFDLQSMETPKEEAMGDVETGSRASLLLCGDSSLSITTCN from the coding sequence ATGAACCTGTTCGACCTGCAGTCGATGGAGACCCCCAAGGAAGAGGCCATGGGGGACGTCGAGACCGGGAGCCGCGCGAGCCTCCTGCTCTGCGGCGACAGCAGCCTGAGCATCACCACCTGTAACTGA
- a CDS encoding ABC transporter ATP-binding protein: MLLCSVAAAVAAVAQPFVLGRTLDLLLRDGDAGRWLPLSAALLLGELLLDSLTSLFTGGCNAVWTASVRSRALRGLLRTTPDHVRAHPPGDVGTRLTLNAADAGGAPAARAALAASLITPLGALVALVFVDLWVAACVLAGLPALALVLRAFARDTGSSVAAYQRTQSLIASRLLEALEGTATIGAAGTADRERARILAPLADLAAQGRHMWTLHGRALGRSGVLVPLLMLAATAVGGLRLAAGDLSVGDLLAVGRYAQLTAGVGGAAALLGAIVRAREARHRTLELERLPPLAYGTRRLPPDGPGELELRGVRVVRDGRQVLRADGVRVPGGSTVAVVGRSGAGKSVLAAVAGRLIDPDEGHVLLDGVRLDRLTREALRTEVAYAFERPALGEGTVAEAVATGSRQPSREHVRQAARAAGADGFVRRLPYGYDTPLPRAPLSGGEHQRLGLARAFAHAGRLLVMDDATSSLDTATEHEVNLALRRSVRPGTRVVVAHRPSVADRADLVLWLEEGRVRAVGTHRELWNTGDYRAVFGADADGTGAAAPDEVPVRRHDSEEVRP, encoded by the coding sequence GTGCTGCTGTGCTCGGTCGCGGCGGCCGTCGCGGCGGTGGCCCAGCCCTTCGTCCTCGGCCGCACACTGGACCTGCTGCTGCGCGACGGCGACGCCGGACGGTGGCTGCCGCTGAGCGCCGCACTGCTCCTGGGCGAACTGCTGCTGGACAGCCTGACCTCGCTGTTCACCGGAGGCTGCAACGCCGTGTGGACGGCGTCCGTCCGCTCCCGCGCCCTGCGCGGGCTGCTGCGCACCACCCCCGACCACGTCCGGGCCCACCCGCCGGGCGACGTCGGGACCCGCCTGACCCTCAACGCCGCGGACGCCGGCGGCGCCCCGGCGGCCCGGGCGGCGCTGGCGGCCTCACTGATCACGCCGCTCGGCGCACTCGTGGCGCTGGTCTTCGTCGACCTGTGGGTCGCGGCCTGCGTACTGGCCGGCCTGCCCGCCCTGGCGCTGGTGCTGCGGGCCTTCGCCCGCGACACGGGCTCCTCGGTCGCCGCCTACCAGCGCACCCAGTCCCTCATCGCCTCGCGGCTCCTCGAAGCCCTGGAGGGCACGGCCACGATCGGCGCCGCCGGGACCGCCGACCGGGAACGCGCCCGCATCCTGGCACCGTTGGCGGACCTGGCCGCGCAGGGCCGGCACATGTGGACGCTGCACGGACGGGCGCTCGGCAGGAGCGGGGTCCTCGTCCCGCTGCTGATGCTGGCCGCCACCGCCGTCGGCGGACTGCGCCTCGCGGCCGGCGACCTGAGCGTGGGGGACCTGCTCGCCGTCGGCCGGTACGCGCAGCTCACCGCCGGGGTCGGCGGCGCCGCCGCACTGCTCGGCGCGATCGTGCGCGCCCGCGAGGCCCGGCACCGGACCCTGGAGCTGGAACGGCTGCCCCCGTTGGCGTACGGCACCCGGCGGCTGCCTCCGGACGGCCCGGGGGAGCTGGAACTGCGCGGTGTGCGCGTGGTCCGCGACGGCAGGCAGGTGCTGCGCGCCGACGGCGTGCGCGTGCCCGGCGGCAGCACGGTCGCGGTCGTCGGCCGCAGCGGTGCCGGGAAGTCCGTCCTGGCGGCCGTCGCGGGGCGGCTGATCGACCCGGACGAGGGGCACGTACTGCTGGACGGCGTCCGGCTCGACCGGCTGACCCGCGAGGCGCTGCGCACCGAGGTCGCCTACGCCTTCGAACGCCCCGCGCTGGGGGAGGGCACGGTCGCAGAAGCGGTCGCCACCGGGTCGCGGCAGCCGTCCCGCGAGCACGTACGGCAGGCGGCCCGGGCGGCGGGCGCCGACGGCTTCGTACGCCGGTTGCCTTACGGATACGACACCCCGCTGCCGCGGGCTCCGCTCTCGGGCGGCGAACACCAGCGGCTCGGACTGGCGCGGGCCTTCGCACACGCCGGACGGCTGCTGGTCATGGACGACGCGACGTCCAGTCTCGACACGGCCACGGAACACGAGGTGAACCTGGCACTGCGGCGCTCGGTGCGGCCCGGGACCCGGGTCGTGGTCGCACACCGTCCGTCGGTCGCCGACCGGGCGGACCTGGTGCTCTGGCTGGAGGAGGGACGCGTGCGCGCCGTCGGGACGCACCGCGAACTGTGGAACACGGGCGACTACCGGGCGGTCTTCGGCGCGGACGCCGACGGCACCGGCGCGGCTGCGCCGGACGAGGTGCCCGTACGCCGTCACGATTCCGAAGAGGTACGTCCGTGA
- a CDS encoding ABC transporter ATP-binding protein yields MGRLAPPARRFLAHRKGVLARLALWSLAESAQAFLVGQGVARSVDEGFLAGDPRRGLLWLAVALVAVLSAAPVVRGVFAQLAGLTEPLRDGLVRRAVDRSMARAAAGGPGGTDRAAVSRLTNQVEIARDSFAGLVLTLRSFVFTAVGALLGLLSLHPALLVVVLPPLAAGLALFLVTLRPMAAAQRRALAADEALGDHAARSRARLRDLTACGTGPQEERRGADLVADAAAHARTLAGWAAVRTAALGIAGHLPVLALLTAVPWLRGRGVSAGALLGAFTYLVQSLLPALHTLMTALGAAGARLLVVLDRVLGPQPEAAPSTADPPQTAASEADTAPDGHRAPPAPREAAPAAPAVELRSVTLSYGVRAEPVLDSLDLRVAPGEHLAVVGPSGIGKSTLTRLVAGTLAPTRGDIRVAGRAVAGHAPAELAALRVLVPQEAYVFSGTVGDNLAYLRPDAARGELDAAVAVFGLGPLVGRLGGLDAAVRPAELSPGERQLIALVRAYLSPAPLLLLDEATCHLDPASEARAEHALARRPGTLLVVAHRLSSAVRADRILVLDGVRAVCGTHGELLERSPLYRDLTGHWHGAPARRQRP; encoded by the coding sequence CTGGGGCGTCTCGCCCCGCCCGCGCGTCGCTTCCTCGCCCACCGCAAGGGCGTCCTGGCGCGGCTCGCGCTCTGGTCGCTGGCCGAGTCGGCGCAGGCCTTCCTGGTGGGCCAGGGGGTCGCCCGCTCCGTCGACGAGGGGTTCCTCGCCGGTGACCCGCGCCGGGGGCTGCTGTGGCTCGCGGTCGCCCTGGTGGCCGTACTGTCCGCCGCCCCCGTCGTCCGGGGGGTGTTCGCGCAGCTCGCCGGGTTGACGGAGCCGCTGCGCGACGGCCTGGTACGCCGTGCGGTCGACCGTTCCATGGCCCGGGCGGCGGCGGGCGGGCCCGGCGGGACGGACCGGGCGGCCGTCTCGCGGCTGACGAACCAGGTCGAGATCGCCCGGGACAGCTTCGCCGGTCTCGTCCTGACCCTGCGGTCCTTCGTCTTCACCGCCGTCGGCGCACTGCTCGGCCTGCTGTCCCTGCATCCGGCGCTGCTCGTGGTGGTCCTGCCGCCGCTGGCGGCCGGTCTCGCCCTGTTCCTGGTGACGCTGCGGCCCATGGCGGCCGCCCAGCGCCGCGCCCTGGCGGCCGACGAGGCACTGGGCGACCACGCGGCGCGCTCGCGGGCGCGGTTGCGGGACCTCACCGCCTGCGGGACCGGGCCGCAGGAGGAGCGGCGCGGCGCGGACCTGGTCGCCGACGCCGCCGCTCACGCCCGCACGCTGGCCGGGTGGGCGGCGGTGCGCACGGCCGCGCTCGGCATCGCCGGCCACCTGCCCGTCCTCGCGCTGCTGACGGCGGTGCCGTGGCTGCGCGGGCGGGGAGTGAGCGCGGGCGCGCTGCTCGGCGCGTTCACCTACCTCGTCCAGTCCCTGCTGCCCGCCCTGCACACGCTGATGACCGCGCTCGGCGCGGCCGGGGCCCGCCTGCTGGTCGTCCTCGACCGGGTCCTCGGCCCGCAACCGGAAGCGGCACCGAGCACCGCCGACCCGCCGCAGACGGCGGCTTCCGAGGCGGACACCGCCCCAGACGGCCACCGGGCGCCCCCGGCACCGCGCGAGGCGGCCCCGGCGGCCCCGGCGGTGGAGCTGCGCTCCGTCACCCTCTCCTACGGCGTCCGCGCCGAACCCGTCCTCGACTCGCTCGACCTGCGCGTCGCCCCGGGCGAACACCTCGCCGTCGTCGGCCCGAGCGGCATCGGCAAGTCGACCCTGACCCGCCTCGTCGCGGGAACGCTCGCGCCGACCCGCGGCGACATCCGCGTGGCCGGACGCGCCGTGGCGGGGCACGCCCCCGCCGAACTCGCCGCACTGCGGGTGCTGGTCCCGCAGGAGGCCTACGTGTTCTCCGGCACCGTCGGTGACAACCTCGCGTATCTGCGCCCCGACGCGGCCCGGGGCGAACTCGACGCGGCCGTCGCGGTGTTCGGACTCGGGCCGCTGGTCGGACGCCTGGGCGGGCTCGACGCCGCGGTGCGGCCCGCCGAACTCTCACCGGGGGAGCGGCAGTTGATCGCGCTGGTCCGCGCGTACCTGTCGCCCGCCCCGCTGCTGCTGCTCGACGAGGCCACCTGCCACCTCGACCCGGCGTCCGAGGCCCGCGCGGAGCACGCCCTCGCGCGGCGGCCCGGAACGCTGCTCGTGGTGGCGCACCGGCTGTCCTCGGCCGTACGCGCCGACCGGATCCTGGTACTGGACGGCGTGCGGGCGGTGTGCGGCACGCACGGCGAACTGCTGGAGCGCTCCCCTCTCTACCGGGACCTGACGGGGCACTGGCACGGCGCACCGGCTCGACGGCAGCGCCCCTGA